In Kazachstania africana CBS 2517 chromosome 4, complete genome, the following are encoded in one genomic region:
- the BIG1 gene encoding Big1p (similar to Saccharomyces cerevisiae BIG1 (YHR101C); ancestral locus Anc_5.404), translated as MCGALVQLLLCFQVLFYSCCAELVKQKDVPAILFSHKLSPGMLKYQENYESAMSLPSKSFDIIAEELLRKCNSDAIIFVNQPGLCKLDFEEFEDEFKFLRKYIKVSSTSLKFEKVSGLHQNTFQNLIDITSKECNIDRFMTLRGNNTDDFEPYIDTNKRIIVINYPPLPENDYDLRRKHIMDYDLYLRTILAQIPSPYQTVIYTSLERSLVPKEDVMNNIEVFPGLFEDLAEEEKNDRLKDEPPAPLNKFRTLYPGMSTKYISIFDSGFLEQNGQLLKAIFTSLVGYIIYQTILYVREPKKSRPNDKHPKRKSPEKPVTKTEKKAESCEAEKKRD; from the exons ATGTGTGGTGCATTAGTGCAACTGTTGCTTTGTTTCCAAGTGCTGTTTTACAGCTGCTGTGCTGAACTGGTGAAGCAGAAGGATGTTCCGGCCATTCTGTTTTCACATAAACT ATCACCTGGGATGTTGAagtatcaagaaaattacgAGAGTGCTATGTCTTTACCTTCGAAGTCATTTGATATTATAGCAGAGGAGTTATTGAGGAAATGTAATTCCGATGCTATCATATTTGTGAACCAGCCAGGTCTGTGTAAACTAGATTtcgaagaatttgaagatgaattcaaGTTTTTGAGGAAGTATATCAAGGTGAGTTCTACGTCGTTAAAATTCGAAAAAGTGAGTGGATTACACCAAAATACGTTTCAAAACTTAATTGATATAACTTCTAAGGAATGTAATATCGATAGGTTCATGACTTTAAGAGGAAATAATACCGACGATTTTGAGCCCTACATAGACACTAATAAAAGAATCATAGTAATAAACTATCCACCTTTGCCTGAGAACGACTATGATCTCCGTAGAAAGCATATTATGGATTATGATTTGTATCTACGAACAATACTTGCACAAATTCCGTCGCCATATCAAACTGTGATTTATACTTCTTTGGAGCGAAGTCTTGTCCCCAAAGAGGACGTCATGAATAATATAGAAGTCTTTCCAGGGTTGTTCGAAGATCTTGCAGAGGAAGAGAAGAATGATAGGTTGAAGGATGAGCCGCCTGCCccattgaataaatttcGTACTCTATATCCTGGCATGTCTACAAAATACATTTCTATCTTTGATTCTGGATTTTTGGAACAAAATGGTCAGCTGCTTAAAGCTATTTTCACGTCATTGGTTGGTTATATAATATACCAGACCATCTTGTATGTGAGAGAGCCCAAAAAAAGTAGGCCAAATGATAAGCATCCAAAGAGGAAGTCACCAGAGAAGCCTGTTActaaaactgaaaaaaaagcagAATCTTGTGAGGCtgagaagaaaagagacTGA
- the SFB3 gene encoding Sfb3p (similar to Saccharomyces cerevisiae SFB3 (YHR098C); ancestral locus Anc_5.400), with amino-acid sequence MSIDQLESSISNLALDNDVDINPAGHSKKHRRSNRAFHSFTGNTPVGTPTMPVGVTFGGIPTTPGFNAAPPGFNANVASSPVTMNQEPIQQYPFPQPELTTTSHHISSKRWEDQIQYLSKAFDTSRDILPPLPTTQFYSVDQKSCDPRLMQLSMHKIPADEHVRSATKLPFGLTVQPFADIISAQESEIPVVSSNDVNNAIKPPLRCRRCRSYINPFYQLTYDLKAICNFCKVKMKLSEDETFGMDTLNYTASNKVELTKGCVDFLAPKAYNATPDVHPLPLHYIFVVDVSLLANENGSSYAVIDAIRNSVEYIMENQPNCKIAIMTYDNKLKFYNLRSNLESAQEYIVNELTDDVFIPFYNGLFVRPEESIHVINDTLGKISDFVRNQKYSHVPQSCYGVALQAARIALDTVTKGQGGKIICSLNSLPTIGYGNLSLKKDDNGKHDLNCNNEYYSKLSHNLLRSYISVDLLVTSAGFVDMCTVAQPVRMTSGNLKYYPHFRASEDDSMIINDMIDNISKITGYQALLKVRSSEGISVDQYYSISVDYSDRDPIIPVLTKDTTLDVLFKYDGKFKKTGVPVYFQTALLYTDINGIRKIRSMNCFGTVSNNINEIFQNLNENSIMRIMIKDVIRTLGDCDFKKIRESIDTKLIDVLTQYRALVSGNSSSQLVLPDCLKTLPMYMLSFEKTDLMKPNTQSTRGNERINDLIKLETLDSAQLQYKLYPQILPFHVLLNENDFTFYDANDKMLQLDQTSLENLSVRNGYHNLTNGGCYFIFQSEVVYLWFNENTNKMLLQDLLGVDANLSINQISLYSSYLPETGTDINEKASNVIKNWAQSVGKQSVPIKLLRPNIDAYYGYVMSQLLVEDKTINMIESFDNYLIYLHAQIQEKVKKEDYVKINGSSKSHETFHQKFVQF; translated from the coding sequence ATGTCGATTGATCAGTTAGAGTCTAGCATCTCCAATTTAGCTTTGGACAACGATGTTGATATTAATCCAGCTGGCCATTCAAAGAAGCACAGGAGATCAAATAGAGCTTTTCACAGCTTTACTGGTAACACTCCAGTTGGTACCCCCACTATGCCTGTAGGTGTCACGTTCGGTGGTATTCCAACTACTCCTGGGTTTAACGCAGCACCACCAGGCTTCAATGCTAATGTTGCTTCATCTCCAGTCACGATGAACCAAGAACCAATCCAACAATACCCATTCCCACAACCTGAGCTCACGACAACCTCGCACCATATCTCCAGTAAGAGATGGGAggatcaaattcaatatttgtcCAAAGCCTTTGATACTTCAAGAGACATTTTGCCACCTTTACCAACCACTCAATTCTATTCAGTAGACCAAAAATCGTGTGATCCTAGATTAATGCAATTAAGTATGCATAAGATCCCAGCTGATGAACATGTTAGATCTGCCACAAAGTTACCATTTGGACTGACAGTGCAGCCATTTGCAGATATTATCTCAGCTCAAGAAAGTGAAATCCCAGTGGTTAGTTCTAATGACGTTAACAATGCAATCAAGCCACCTCTACGTTGTAGACGTTGTCGTTCTTACATTAATCCGTTCTATCAATTAACCTACGATTTGAAAGCTATCTGTAACTTTTGTAAAGTTAAAATGAAACTATCAGAAGATGAGACCTTTGGAATGGATACCTTAAATTATACTGCTAGTAATAAAGTTGAATTAACTAAAGGCTGTGTTGACTTCTTAGCTCCAAAAGCTTACAATGCCACTCCTGATGTTCATCCATTACCACTACATTACATCTTTGTCGTCGATGTCTCTTTATTAGCAAATGAGAATGGCAGTAGTTATGCTGTCATTGACGCAATAAGGAATTCTGTTGAATATATTATGGAAAATCAACCAAATTGTAAAATTGCAATTATGACATACGacaataaattgaaattctaTAATCTAAGAAGCAATTTAGAATCTGCCCAAGAATACATTGTCAATGAATTGACTGATGATGTCTTTATTCCATTTTACAATGGGCTATTTGTCAGACCCGAAGAGTCAATACACGTTATAAATGATACATTAGGTAAAATCAGTGACTTCGTCAGAAACCAAAAGTATAGTCACGTTCCACAATCATGTTACGGTGTTGCATTACAAGCTGCCAGAATCGCTCTGGATACTGTAACTAAAGGGCAGGGTGGTAAAATCATTTGCTCCCTCAATTCTTTACCAACTATCGGCTATGGTAATTTATCACTGAAGAAGGATGATAATGGAAAACATGATTTAAACTGtaataatgaatattaCAGTAAGTTGTCACATAATTTATTGAGGTCATATATTTCTGTTGATCTTTTGGTCACGAGCGCAGGTTTTGTTGACATGTGTACTGTTGCTCAACCTGTTAGAATGACGAgtggaaatttgaaatattatcCACATTTCCGTGCCAGTGAAGATGACAGTATGATTATTAATGATATGATTGATAACATATCGAAGATCACAGGTTACCAAGCATTATTGAAAGTCCGTTCATCTGAAGGTATTTCTGTGGATCAATATTATTCGATATCAGTTGATTATTCTGACCGTGATCCAATAATTCCAGTCTTAACTAAGGACACAACTTTAGAtgttttattcaaatatgatggaaaattcaaaaaaactGGTGTACCAGTGTATTTTCAAACTGCATTATTATACACTGATATCAATGGTATTAGGAAAATCCGTTCCATGAATTGTTTCGGTACCGTTTCCAATAATATTAACGAAATCTTCCAAAACTTGAACGAGAACTCTATAATGAGAATTATGATCAAGGATGTCATTAGAACATTAGGTGACTGTGATTTTAAGAAGATAAGAGAAAGTATTGATACAAAATTAATCGATGTTTTAACACAATACAGAGCATTGGTAAGTGGCAATTCTTCTTCGCAATTAGTTTTACCTGATTGTTTAAAGACTCTACCAATGTACATGTtatcatttgaaaagacAGACTTGATGAAACCAAATACACAAAGTACACGTGGTAACGAAAGAATCAACGATTTGATTAAATTAGAGACTTTAGACAGCGCTCAATTACAATACAAGTTATACCCTCAAATCTTACCTTTCCATGTTCTACTAAACGAGAATGATTTCACTTTCTACGATGCTAACGACAAGATGCTACAACTTGATCAGACTTCCTTAGAAAATCTTTCTGTGAGAAATGGATACCACAATTTAACCAATGGCGGTTgctatttcattttccaaagtGAAGTCGTGTACTTGTggtttaatgaaaataccaACAAGATGTTATTACAGGATCTATTAGGTGTTGATGCCAATTTATCAATCAACCAAATTTCCCTGTATAGTAGCTACTTACCAGAGACCGGCACtgatatcaatgaaaaagcTTCAAATGTGATCAAGAATTGGGCACAATCAGTTGGAAAGCAGTCTGTCCCAATCAAGCTCCTAAGACCAAACATAGACGCATACTACGGTTACGTAATGAGTCAACTCTTGGTAGAAGATAAGACTATCAATATGATTGAAAGTTTCGATAATTACTTAATCTATCTACATGCACAGATCCAAGAAAAAGTCAAAAAGGAAGATTACGTGAAGATCAACGGTTCATCCAAGAGCCACGAAACTTTCCATCAGAAATTTGTACAATTTTAA
- the GEP4 gene encoding phosphatidylglycerophosphatase (similar to Saccharomyces cerevisiae YHR100C; ancestral locus Anc_5.403) has translation MTFNLSGTLNAFRLLYNPYLLKPQMVIANFNQLPIPIRSDQIKAVVVDKDNCISYPNESSIWPSYVDKWEALKKQYPGKAVLIVSNTAGSNDDPNYEEAKLIEKRTGVEVLRHSTKKPGCKDDILKYFISNKIVKSPSEIAVIGDRLLTDISMANMLGGYGIWIKDGVRASSSSISKFEKSLYNFLGF, from the coding sequence ATGACATTCAATCTTAGCGGTACATTAAATGCGTTCAGATTATTATACAATCCATATCTGCTGAAGCCACAGATGGTAATTGCTAACTTCAATCAATTACCAATACCTATAAGAAGCGATCAAATCAAGGCTGTTGTGGTCGACAAGGATAATTGCATATCATACCCTAACGAAAGCAGTATCTGGCCATCTTATGTGGACAAATGGGAAGCATTAAAGAAGCAGTATCCCGGAAAAGCGGTACTAATAGTGAGTAACACTGCTGGCTCAAATGATGATCCAAATTACGAAGAAGCGAAATTGATAGAAAAGAGAACAGGTGTTGAAGTATTAAGACATTCTACCAAAAAACCAGGTTGTAAAGATGACATATTGAAGTATTTTATCAGtaataaaattgttaaaaGTCCAAGTGAAATCGCTGTTATTGGTGATAGATTGTTGACAGATATCTCCATGGCAAATATGTTAGGAGGCTACGGAATTTGGATCAAAGATGGAGTACGAGCTTCAAGCAGCTCTATAagtaaatttgaaaaatcattgTATAATTTTCTAGGCTTCTAG
- the KAFR0D04920 gene encoding uncharacterized protein: MRLSLVNKLLCSSMQLVAFMSLAQANEEYPYLNALGSTSTGWVLQPDHFIELDLTNETIWQLYKEDNATEVPFTKWSFNGTLVSSEQFDMNVFNTTTDLFKRRNVDICWKKLFTDSVCTAVTNYATEAVTNIAHAVYVRAHAGTCGVSEGSSAGVYYKYWASSGHCASTVEEKTIDGAVQWGFDEWVTNGSMCATYTLSLSHGGSWLGYLVLGPSASVWFTTTSVPSSSSCYSKGCGTAHAFDKC, from the coding sequence ATGAGACTCTCATTAGTTAACAAATTACTGTGCAGTTCTATGCAACTGGTAGCGTTCATGTCGTTAGCGCAAGCCAACGAAGAATACCCGTATCTAAATGCCTTAGGTAGTACCAGCACTGGATGGGTGCTTCAGCCAGATCACTTTATAGAACTTGACCTGACGAATGAAACTATCTGGCAACTATACAAGGAGGACAATGCGACTGAAGTGCCATTCACGAAGTGGTCCTTTAATGGAACACTAGTATCATCTGAACAGTTTGATATGAACGTATTTAACACGACTACCGATTTGTTTAAGCGTAGGAACGTCGATATCTGCTGGAAGAAACTGTTCACTGACTCAGTATGCACCGCTGTTACCAATTATGCTACCGAAGCCGTTACTAACATAGCGCATGCTGTATATGTGCGGGCTCATGCCGGCACATGCGGCGTCAGCGAGGGTAGCTCAGCCGGTGtttattataaatattGGGCTTCGAGCGGACATTGTGCATCTACAGTAGAAGAGAAGACTATAGATGGCGCTGTCCAATGGGGATTTGATGAGTGGGTCACCAATGGGAGTATGTGCGCCACATATACGTTAAGTTTAAGCCATGGTGGATCTTGGTTAGGATACCTGGTTTTGGGTCCTTCAGCATCTGTATGGTTCACCACTACGTCGGTACCCTCATCTAGTAGTTGCTATAGCAAAGGATGTGGGACTGCACACGCTTTCGACAAATGCTAG
- the KIC1 gene encoding putative serine/threonine protein kinase KIC1 (similar to Saccharomyces cerevisiae KIC1 (YHR102W); ancestral locus Anc_5.406), with protein MKKTVTSTRSNSVTSRSNSVNPELDEDDEDINFKFRRTNVIGRGKFGVVYKGYHLNTKHVYAIKVLNLDSDEDEVEDVQKEIQFLASLKQLPNITRYYGSYLKNTSLWIIMEYCGGGSLRSLLRPGKIDEKYIGVIMREILIALKYIHKDNVIHRDIKAANVLINNDGSIKLCDFGVAAQLNQTKSRRQTMAGTPYWMAPEVIMEGVYYDTKADIWSTGITAYEVTTGNPPYCDVEALRAMQLIAKSKPPRLEGRNYSALIKEFIATCLDEDPSERPTADELLKTAFIKTYKPLPTSILKELISRYLLFRDKTKRESVAVVAEEEHEKAKLQNNFNNDIKGEVQATESNDAEANEMKENFDTKWDFDSLSSTDYIIENNINIDAIPEENNDWINDDYNYAYPDEDHYPYYHTNNIGKTIFQGSTIGKNAAGGTYIHNSTLNAVMTQQHSIINTAATGNNTTNNITMSASNYHSKVMQATNNGLVGTNVNTKTGTYTTGRKTVDAKAPKALLDLFEDNDVINEEDEELINQELPRMNNNLHTTSLSDDISATTAVAAASDVTSPVAHPGILTSNAYYSQSSPALPVLQTKFSKSSKIPAGPMTAIPTSIEIEIPEELPNSSMTTPSNTSNTNNINITGNSSTDLNLLHTKPRSATLSSSPLAYKQPLQVNRRPAISGSGSNSTNSVVPEETSRSVSGTGLPTSGSKVNMISNHKTPSPSQLLNKAGTNVSPIRKPTVSPIVTSSMTSTVPVAMKPVNSSSNTDSEVKDILLQPLNNNASSILNDKETSRVSGDFRRNNPNLKLQMPLPTTALRTKLLDGATNYVSAMANAADEKINQFGINTSTAQNIPVSMTPIGDKHMDFGLHARVKRSHSTVNRKSSFSAGEYPGSTVSTITTVTSNAATASTTMARPPTVLKMDMFQDVDLNSTGNRGHITVDRKPYMLTELDKLLKMFEDGLPAIESILKKQLASDTSSTTAAATAPAQTVTAATAPALSTSATATTIPEDHRQ; from the coding sequence ATGAAGAAAACTGTAACCAGTACTCGTAGTAATAGTGTAACTTCAAGATCTAATAGTGTAAACCCTGAACTTGAcgaagatgacgaagatATTAATTTTAAGTTTAGAAGAACAAATGTTATAGGCAGAGGAAAATTTGGGGTTGTTTACAAGGGTTATCACCTTAACACGAAGCATGTGTATGCTATTAAAGTGTTAAATCTGGATTCCGACGAAGACGAAGTGGAGGATGTACAGAAGGAGATACAGTTTTTAGCGTCTTTGAAACAATTACCTAACATCACCAGATATTATGGttcttatttgaaaaatactaGTCTTTGGATCATTATGGAGTATTGCGGTGGTGGCTCATTAAGATCCCTGTTGAGACCAGGCAAAATCGAcgaaaaatatattggtGTTATTATgagagaaattttaatagCTTTGAAGTATATTCATAAAGATAACGTCATTCATAGGGATATCAAAGCTGCAAACGTATTGATTAATAATGATGGCTCGATTAAACTATGTGATTTCGGTGTTGCCGCGCAATTAAATCAAACGAAGTCGAGAAGACAAACGATGGCTGGTACACCGTATTGGATGGCGCCGGAAGTTATAATGGAAGGTGTCTACTATGATACAAAGGCAGACATATGGTCTACTGGTATAACAGCCTATGAAGTTACAACTGGAAACCCTCCTTACTGTGATGTAGAGGCTCTAAGAGCAATGCAGCTGATCGCCAAATCAAAACCTCCCCGTTTAGAAGGTAGAAATTACTCTGCAttaattaaagaatttatcGCTACTTGCCTGGATGAAGATCCATCTGAGCGTCCTACAGCTGATgaacttttgaaaacaGCATTCATCAAAACATATAAGCCATTACCAACATCCATACTAAAAGAATTGATATCAAGATATCTTTTATTTAGAGATAAGACGAAAAGAGAGAGTGTCGCAGTTGTTGCTGAAGAAGAGCACGAAAAGGCAAAACTTCagaacaatttcaataacGATATAAAAGGAGAAGTTCAGGCTACTGAAAGCAATGATGCTGAGGCTAATGAAATGaaggaaaattttgatacgAAATGGGATTTCGATTCATTGAGTTCAACTGATTACATCAtcgaaaataatatcaatatcgACGCCATtccagaagaaaataacgaCTGGATAAATGATGATTATAACTATGCTTATCCAGACGAGGATCATTATCCTTATTATCATACAAATAACATTGGGAAGACCATCTTCCAAGGATCCACAATCGGAAAAAATGCAGCAGGGGGGACATACATACATAACTCTACTTTAAATGCTGTAATGACACAGCAGCATAGTATCATTAATACAGCAGCTACCGGCAATAATActactaataatattacCATGAGTGCCAGCAACTATCATTCAAAAGTCATGCAGGCGACAAACAACGGTCTGGTGGGAACAAATGTTAACACGAAGACGGGAACATATACCACAGGAAGAAAAACTGTCGACGCTAAAGCACCAAAGGCATTGTTAGatctttttgaagataatgatgtaataaatgaagaagatgaagaactCATTAATCAAGAATTACCGAGAATGAACAATAATCTTCATACAACCTCTTTATCTGATGATATCTCTGCAACAACAGCCGTGGCGGCAGCATCTGATGTTACATCTCCTGTAGCTCATCCCGGTATTCTGACTTCGAACGCATATTATAGTCAGAGTTCCCCAGCATTACCTGTTCTTCAAACCAAATTTAGTAAATCTTCCAAGATTCCCGCTGGTCCTATGACAGCCATACCAACTTCCatagaaattgaaattcctGAAGAGTTACCAAATAGTAGTATGACCACTCCTTCGAATACTAGTAACACtaacaatatcaatattacTGGTAATAGCAGCACAGATCTTAACCTATTGCATACTAAACCAAGGTCTGCCACATTGTCTAGTTCTCCTTTAGCATATAAACAGCCTCTACAAGTCAACAGGAGACCCGCAATTTCTGGAAGTGGCTCCAACAGTACGAATAGTGTCGTACCTGAGGAGACATCTAGATCTGTTAGCGGCACTGGTCTTCCAACATCTGGATCTAAAGTGAatatgatttcaaatcacAAGACGCCTTCACCTTCTCAGCTATTAAATAAAGCTGGTACAAATGTTTCCCCAATCAGGAAACCTACAGTATCTCCAATCGTAACTTCCTCAATGACAAGTACTGTTCCTGTTGCAATGAAACCTGTCAATTCCTCTTCGAATACGGATTCTGAAGTGAAAGACATTCTATTACAACCATTGAATAACAACGCATCTAGTATATTAAACGACAAGGAAACAAGTAGAGTCAGTGGCGAtttcagaagaaataaCCCAAATTTGAAGTTGCAAATGCCGCTACCCACTACAGCATTGCGGACGAAACTTTTGGATGGGGCAACTAATTACGTTTCTGCAATGGCAAATGCTGCtgatgaaaagatcaatcaGTTTGGTATCAACACAAGTACGGCTCAGAATATCCCTGTCTCTATGACACCGATTGGTGACAAGCATATGGATTTTGGCCTGCACGCACGGGTCAAGAGGAGCCACAGCACTGTTAATAGGAAAAGCTCGTTTTCTGCCGGTGAGTATCCAGGCTCAACGGTATCTACTATAACCACGGTAACCTCCAACGCCGCTACTGCGTCTACAACTATGGCAAGACCACCTACTGTTTTGAAGATGGACATGTTCCAGGACGTTGATCTCAACAGTACGGGCAACAGAGGTCACATCACAGTGGATCGTAAGCCATACATGCTTACCGAACTCGACAAGCTACTCAAGATGTTCGAAGATGGACTCCCCGCTATAGAAAGCATTCTGAAAAAACAACTTGCATCTGATACCAGTTCTACCACAGCAGCAGCGACAGCTCCAGCACAAACGGTCACAGCCGCGACAGCTCCAGCTCTCAGCACCAGCGCCACCGCTACAACCATACCGGAAGACCATCGCCAGTAG